The Bos indicus x Bos taurus breed Angus x Brahman F1 hybrid chromosome 15, Bos_hybrid_MaternalHap_v2.0, whole genome shotgun sequence genome includes a window with the following:
- the SLC37A4 gene encoding glucose-6-phosphate exchanger SLC37A4 isoform X1, producing MAARGYGYYRTVIFSAMFGGYSLYYFNRKTFSFVMPSLVEEIPLDKDDLGLITSSQSAAYAISKFVSGVLSDQMSARWLFSSGLLLVGLVNIVFSWSSAVPVFAALWFLNGLAQGLGWPPCGKVLRKWFEPSQFGTWWAILSTSMNLAGGLGPILATILAQSYSWRATLALSGALCVAVSFLCLLLIRNEPADVGLQNLDPTPSKGKKGSSKEESTLQELLLTPYLWVLSTGYLVVFGVKTCCTDWGQFFLIQERGQSALVGSSYMSALEVGGLVGSIAAGYLSDRAMAKAGLSIYGNPRHGLLLFMMAGMTASMYLFRATVTSDSPKDTAFWTPALHPLAEITGFTENELWILVLGAVFGFSSYGPIALFGVIANECAPPNLCGTSHAIVGLMANVGGFLAGLPFSTIAKHYSWSTAFWVAEVICAASTGAFFLLRNIRTKMGRVPKKAE from the exons ATGGCAGCCCGAGGCTACGGGTATTACCGAACCGTGATCTTCTCGGCCATGTTTGGAGGCTACAGCCTGTACTACTTCAACCGCAAGACCTTCTCCTTTGTCATGCCGTCGTTGGTGGAGGAGATCCCTCTGGACAAAGATGACTTGG GGCTCATCACCAGCAGCCAGTCCGCTGCCTACGCCATCAGCAAGTTTGTGAGCGGGGTGCTGTCTGACCAGATGAGTGCTCGCTGGCTCTTCTCTTCTGGGCTCCTCCTGGTTGGCCTGGTTAACATAGTCTTTTCCTGGAGCTCCGCAGTGCCTGTCTTTGctgctctctggttcctcaatGGCCTGGCACAGGGGCTGGGCTGGCCCCCATGTGGCAAGGTCCTACGGAAG TGGTTTGAACCATCTCAGTTTGGCACTTGGTGGGCCATCCTATCAACCAGCATGAACCTGGCTGGAGGGCTGGGCCCCATCCTGGCAACCATCCTCGCCCAGAGTTACAGCTGGCGCGCCACGCTGGCCCTGTCTGGGGCACTGTGTGTAGCCGtctccttcctctgtctcctgctcatCCGCAATGAACCTGCTGATGTTGGACTCCAAAACCTGGACCCCACTCCCTCCAAGGGCAAGAAGG gctcctcaaAGGAGGAGAGTACCTTACAGGAGCTGCTGCTGACCCCTTACCTGTGGGTGCTGTCCACCGGCTACCTTGTGGTGTTTGGAGTCAAGACGTGCTGTACTGACTGGGGCCAGTTCTTCCTCATCCAGGAGAGAGGACAGTCTGCCCTTGTGG GTAGCTCCTACATGAGTGCCCTGGAGGTTGGGGGCCTTGTAGGCAGCATCGCAGCTGGCTACCTGTCAGACCGGGCCATGGCCAAG GCAGGGCTGTCCATCTACGGGAATCCCCGCCATGGCCTGCTCCTGTTCATGATGGCTGGCATGACGGCGTCCATGTACCTCTTCCGGGCCACTGTGACCAGTGACTCCCCCAAG GATACTGCTTTCTGGACTCCGGCTCTTCACCCTCTTGCTGAGATCACAGGCTTTACAGAGAATGAG CTCTGGATCCTGGTGTTGGGAGCTGTGTTTGGTTTTTCCTCTTATGGTCCCATTGCCTTGTTTGGAGTTATAGCCAATGAGTGCGCCCCTCCCAACTTGTGTGGCACCTCCCATGCCATTGTGGGACTCATGGCCAATG TGGGAGGCTTTCTGGCTGGGTTGCCCTTCAGCACCATTGCCAAACATTACAGTTGGAGCACAGCCTTCTGGGTGGCTGAGGTGATCTGTGCGGCCAGCACAGGTGCCTTCTTCCTTCTACGAAACATCCGCACCAAGATGGGCCGAGTGCCCAAGAAGGCTGAGTGA
- the SLC37A4 gene encoding glucose-6-phosphate exchanger SLC37A4 isoform X3, whose protein sequence is MTWLSCSLLSSSAGLITSSQSAAYAISKFVSGVLSDQMSARWLFSSGLLLVGLVNIVFSWSSAVPVFAALWFLNGLAQGLGWPPCGKVLRKWFEPSQFGTWWAILSTSMNLAGGLGPILATILAQSYSWRATLALSGALCVAVSFLCLLLIRNEPADVGLQNLDPTPSKGKKGSSKEESTLQELLLTPYLWVLSTGYLVVFGVKTCCTDWGQFFLIQERGQSALVGSSYMSALEVGGLVGSIAAGYLSDRAMAKAGLSIYGNPRHGLLLFMMAGMTASMYLFRATVTSDSPKDTAFWTPALHPLAEITGFTENELWILVLGAVFGFSSYGPIALFGVIANECAPPNLCGTSHAIVGLMANVGGFLAGLPFSTIAKHYSWSTAFWVAEVICAASTGAFFLLRNIRTKMGRVPKKAE, encoded by the exons ATGACTTGG CTGTCCTGCTCCCTGCTCTCCTCTTCTGCAGGGCTCATCACCAGCAGCCAGTCCGCTGCCTACGCCATCAGCAAGTTTGTGAGCGGGGTGCTGTCTGACCAGATGAGTGCTCGCTGGCTCTTCTCTTCTGGGCTCCTCCTGGTTGGCCTGGTTAACATAGTCTTTTCCTGGAGCTCCGCAGTGCCTGTCTTTGctgctctctggttcctcaatGGCCTGGCACAGGGGCTGGGCTGGCCCCCATGTGGCAAGGTCCTACGGAAG TGGTTTGAACCATCTCAGTTTGGCACTTGGTGGGCCATCCTATCAACCAGCATGAACCTGGCTGGAGGGCTGGGCCCCATCCTGGCAACCATCCTCGCCCAGAGTTACAGCTGGCGCGCCACGCTGGCCCTGTCTGGGGCACTGTGTGTAGCCGtctccttcctctgtctcctgctcatCCGCAATGAACCTGCTGATGTTGGACTCCAAAACCTGGACCCCACTCCCTCCAAGGGCAAGAAGG gctcctcaaAGGAGGAGAGTACCTTACAGGAGCTGCTGCTGACCCCTTACCTGTGGGTGCTGTCCACCGGCTACCTTGTGGTGTTTGGAGTCAAGACGTGCTGTACTGACTGGGGCCAGTTCTTCCTCATCCAGGAGAGAGGACAGTCTGCCCTTGTGG GTAGCTCCTACATGAGTGCCCTGGAGGTTGGGGGCCTTGTAGGCAGCATCGCAGCTGGCTACCTGTCAGACCGGGCCATGGCCAAG GCAGGGCTGTCCATCTACGGGAATCCCCGCCATGGCCTGCTCCTGTTCATGATGGCTGGCATGACGGCGTCCATGTACCTCTTCCGGGCCACTGTGACCAGTGACTCCCCCAAG GATACTGCTTTCTGGACTCCGGCTCTTCACCCTCTTGCTGAGATCACAGGCTTTACAGAGAATGAG CTCTGGATCCTGGTGTTGGGAGCTGTGTTTGGTTTTTCCTCTTATGGTCCCATTGCCTTGTTTGGAGTTATAGCCAATGAGTGCGCCCCTCCCAACTTGTGTGGCACCTCCCATGCCATTGTGGGACTCATGGCCAATG TGGGAGGCTTTCTGGCTGGGTTGCCCTTCAGCACCATTGCCAAACATTACAGTTGGAGCACAGCCTTCTGGGTGGCTGAGGTGATCTGTGCGGCCAGCACAGGTGCCTTCTTCCTTCTACGAAACATCCGCACCAAGATGGGCCGAGTGCCCAAGAAGGCTGAGTGA
- the TRAPPC4 gene encoding trafficking protein particle complex subunit 4, translating into MAIFSVYVVNKAGGLIYQLDSYAPRAEAEKTFSYPLDLLLKLHDERVLVAFGQRDGIRVGHAVLAINGVDVNGKYTADGKEVLEYLGNPANYPVSIRFGRPRLTSNEKLMLASMFHSLFAIGSQLSPEQGSSGIEMLETDTFKLHCFQTLTGIKFVVLADPRQAGIDSLLRKIYEIYSDFALKNPFYSLEMPIRCELFDQNLKLALEVAEKAGTFGPGS; encoded by the exons ATGGCGATTTTCAGTGTTTATGTGGTGAACAAAGCTGGCGGCCTTATTTACCAGTTGGACAGCTACGCCCCACGGGCCGAGGCTGAGAAAACTTTCAGTTACCCGTTGGATCTGCTACTTAAGCTGCACGACGAGCGTGTGCTGGTAGCTTTCGGCCAGCGAGACGGCATCCGGG TGGGCCACGCAGTGCTGGCTATCAATGGTGTGGACGTGAATGGCAAGTATACGGCCGATGGGAAAGAGGTGCTGGAGTACCTGGGCAACCCTGCTAACTACCCGGTGTCCATTCGATTCGGCCGCCCTCGCCTCACCtccaatgagaagctcatgctgGCCTCGATGTTCCACTC GCTGTTCGCAATCGGCTCCCAGCTGTCTCCTGAACAGGGCAGCTCAGGCATTGAGATGCTGGAGACAGATACATTCAAACTGCACTGCTTCCAGACACTGACAG GGATAAAGTTTGTGGTGCTGGCGGATCCTAGACAGGCTGGGATAGATTCTCTTCTCCGAAAAATTTATGAGATTTATTCAGATTTTGCCCTGAAGAATCCATTTTACTCCCTGGAAATGCCCATCAG GTGTGAACTGTTTGACCAGAACCTGAAGTTAGCCCTGGAGGTGGCAGAGAAGGCTGGAACCTTTGGACCTGGGTCTTAG
- the SLC37A4 gene encoding glucose-6-phosphate exchanger SLC37A4 isoform X2 yields MAARGYGYYRTVIFSAMFGGYSLYYFNRKTFSFVMPSLVEEIPLDKDDLGLITSSQSAAYAISKFVSGVLSDQMSARWLFSSGLLLVGLVNIVFSWSSAVPVFAALWFLNGLAQGLGWPPCGKVLRKWFEPSQFGTWWAILSTSMNLAGGLGPILATILAQSYSWRATLALSGALCVAVSFLCLLLIRNEPADVGLQNLDPTPSKGKKGSSKEESTLQELLLTPYLWVLSTGYLVVFGVKTCCTDWGQFFLIQERGQSALVGSSYMSALEVGGLVGSIAAGYLSDRAMAKAGLSIYGNPRHGLLLFMMAGMTASMYLFRATVTSDSPKLWILVLGAVFGFSSYGPIALFGVIANECAPPNLCGTSHAIVGLMANVGGFLAGLPFSTIAKHYSWSTAFWVAEVICAASTGAFFLLRNIRTKMGRVPKKAE; encoded by the exons ATGGCAGCCCGAGGCTACGGGTATTACCGAACCGTGATCTTCTCGGCCATGTTTGGAGGCTACAGCCTGTACTACTTCAACCGCAAGACCTTCTCCTTTGTCATGCCGTCGTTGGTGGAGGAGATCCCTCTGGACAAAGATGACTTGG GGCTCATCACCAGCAGCCAGTCCGCTGCCTACGCCATCAGCAAGTTTGTGAGCGGGGTGCTGTCTGACCAGATGAGTGCTCGCTGGCTCTTCTCTTCTGGGCTCCTCCTGGTTGGCCTGGTTAACATAGTCTTTTCCTGGAGCTCCGCAGTGCCTGTCTTTGctgctctctggttcctcaatGGCCTGGCACAGGGGCTGGGCTGGCCCCCATGTGGCAAGGTCCTACGGAAG TGGTTTGAACCATCTCAGTTTGGCACTTGGTGGGCCATCCTATCAACCAGCATGAACCTGGCTGGAGGGCTGGGCCCCATCCTGGCAACCATCCTCGCCCAGAGTTACAGCTGGCGCGCCACGCTGGCCCTGTCTGGGGCACTGTGTGTAGCCGtctccttcctctgtctcctgctcatCCGCAATGAACCTGCTGATGTTGGACTCCAAAACCTGGACCCCACTCCCTCCAAGGGCAAGAAGG gctcctcaaAGGAGGAGAGTACCTTACAGGAGCTGCTGCTGACCCCTTACCTGTGGGTGCTGTCCACCGGCTACCTTGTGGTGTTTGGAGTCAAGACGTGCTGTACTGACTGGGGCCAGTTCTTCCTCATCCAGGAGAGAGGACAGTCTGCCCTTGTGG GTAGCTCCTACATGAGTGCCCTGGAGGTTGGGGGCCTTGTAGGCAGCATCGCAGCTGGCTACCTGTCAGACCGGGCCATGGCCAAG GCAGGGCTGTCCATCTACGGGAATCCCCGCCATGGCCTGCTCCTGTTCATGATGGCTGGCATGACGGCGTCCATGTACCTCTTCCGGGCCACTGTGACCAGTGACTCCCCCAAG CTCTGGATCCTGGTGTTGGGAGCTGTGTTTGGTTTTTCCTCTTATGGTCCCATTGCCTTGTTTGGAGTTATAGCCAATGAGTGCGCCCCTCCCAACTTGTGTGGCACCTCCCATGCCATTGTGGGACTCATGGCCAATG TGGGAGGCTTTCTGGCTGGGTTGCCCTTCAGCACCATTGCCAAACATTACAGTTGGAGCACAGCCTTCTGGGTGGCTGAGGTGATCTGTGCGGCCAGCACAGGTGCCTTCTTCCTTCTACGAAACATCCGCACCAAGATGGGCCGAGTGCCCAAGAAGGCTGAGTGA